The window tcaatttactggtctgtcCACGTTCCAAccttcacctatggtcatgagatgTGGATCATGACAGAAAGAACGAGATACGGAGCTTCCTCGGTAGAgtcaggctcagccttagagataaggtgaggagctccatcatctggggggagctcggagtagagccgctgctcctgaTTAGGATGCTACCCTTCGGATGTTTTCCAGGCACTTCCCAATGGGAAAGGACCCAAAACTCATCGGAGGGATCTTATATTATTTccggcctgggaacaccttgggatcccccagtaGGAGACTGTGGCCGGGTCGAGGGATGTCTGGGAATCCTTCCTGGATCTGTTGTCCAACAACCCAACCACGAATAAGCGGAAGAAAATTAATAGATAAATGGAAGATCCCCAATAGCTGTAACCttcatttttttagcaaaataaatttattacaaCATGACTCGAGTAAAGATCAAACAGATTTATGGACTTCTCCCCAATGCATCTTCTGCGTATAACAATAAAGATAAATGAGTGTTTCTGGTTTTTAGattccttgtttttaaaatgaacttcagTCACATAAATGAGTGTTATTAGTATTTTCGGTCCTGATGGCTACTACACAGCTCAAACAATAACGCACAGCGAGTTAACTGCTGTTACAACCTGATTTACACCTGCACTGAATCGCCACAATCCTTCCTCGCTTTGTCTTGACTTCCTTCTTGATGCATATCATTAGAAGACCAAGGCACTTGCCCTTCCAAATTTCATGTTTGGTGAAACTTAGAAAACAACTTTCAGATCAAGTGTTCAAAAGCCAATTTTCCTGGAAATGTTCACATGctgaaattaccttttttttaaaaaataaattgtgcacgttttttcctctttctcctttttggtTAAACTTAATTGCTTTGCACACGTCTTTCTGATAAATCCAGGAAGTACTGCATGTCTTATTGGAAGCCAGTTGgaattggaaaaagaaaaaaaaaaaggaaggaaggacaGAGAAAGAATAGCTGAGCGAGAAAAATAGTCGCACATCAAAAGTGAGGAGACCTTAGAAAAAAGTACAGCTAACTAAATATAGCGATACCAGAACAAACACGCGGCACAGAATTTCACAGAATTCCTGATATATAACAATTCACACACAGAGAATACACTTTGGACCTCATGTGAATGACAACACAGTACAAAACAGTAGAAATACAGTTACCACCATTGTATAATATAGATTTTTCTATAGTACTTTTCTGAAAAAGTTCTTGTGCAAGGTGGAACAAGATGGAGCTGCAGTGCAGTTATTGTAATCTGTAGGTTACATAAATCTTTCACTAAGcagatttaatattttctgtcagtaagctgtaaagaaatcttgttgattCTGATACGtaccaaataaataatttagagTTTTTAGTTAAGGTGCTCAATTTAAGCCTCATGTGCAAATGTTTAACATTGGAGAACTtggcttttatcttttattttttttagttcaggGTTTTGGGACATTTAGAATAATTAGTTATATCCTCGTGACACAAATTCAAGTTCACCAATTCTTTTGCATTGATCCCCTGGTCGTAGAGACCCTGTGGATTTGTTCTGTACTCAAGGATCAAACCCTGACCAGAGGCTTCTTTATAGACTGAATAATCCTCCTCCGCTTCCTTCCTCACTTCAACTGCACTGATCTGACACTGGTGATGAAAACACGCTGATGCGACACAACCCAGCTGTTTGAAGTCGGTGCAggtggaggagagggaggaTTACTCTGATGCAGCTGAACTCCATCCTGTTCCACCTTCATCTCTCGCTCTTCGCCTCAAGACCGTGCATCCGTCTTCGACTTGACTATTGTAATCACGCTCGTCGCCGTCGCTACCTTCCCCGGTATGAGCGGACCAATGACTGACGATGccacccctccccctcctcctcctcctccccctccagcCCTCACCCCAACCCCGACAGTCGGGCTCCGTGCCACAGTCCTGGCGAAGGTCTGCAACGCCTCGTACTTAGACCTCAGAGCGTCCAGCTCGATGCGCATCGACGCATTCTCATTGGCCAGTTTGtccacctcctgctgcagctgagccttctgcttctccagctcctccttctGGGTGACTCGCTTCACCCGGCAGCTGGCAGCGTAGCCCCGGTTCTTCAGAGTGCGCCTCCTCTGCTTCAGTTGGAGGATCTCTTCCTTGGAGAGCCCTCGGAGGTGCTGGTTCAGCTCGCGTACCGACATGGTCACCAGCTCCTCGTCCGTGAGGCTGGTGCCATTTTCGCCTGGCTCCCGCTTCACctgggagaaaagaaaagagggagggCAGTGGATCAGGGGTAAACCATCAAACCAAAATAGAGAAAATTCTactaaaaacacacttttaccTTTAAggctttatttactttgttaGGCGTCGTCATGCCACAAGAGCCTTGCTCTTCTGCACAAACCTATGGAAACACAGGAGAGcataaagcataaaacatctaACAGAGGAAACCACAATAAATTAAACCAATGTGTTAAGAAACAGTCATTTTTTAGATTAGTATAATCATGCTTATTACAAATTAATACCTACCAAGACGGCCGGAgacaaattaaatctaaatctaGCACTGTGGCACTGTTGAGGGAGCATTGTAGTAGATTTTTGCATCTGTGTACGATTGCATGAGTGAAAATGACAAACGTTTCTTAGAATTtccctgacttcctgtttccttgtgttttcacttACAGTGCCCACAACCTTCGTGCTCTTGAGCTCTCATTGGCTGGCTTCAGGCCAATAGGAATGAAATGAAGCGTGATAGAAGAGGAAGTGGTAAAATTTGTGGGAAGGACTCCAGAGGGAAACTAACCGTTACAACCCTTCTGAAATACGCACCCACACCTTAGCAAAGAGAAGTAGTAAAACTGGTGTAACCCACACACCTATGGTggataaaatggaaaaagaaaaatgaaccgaataagaaaaaaagggatGCTTTTGTGTCAAAGtggaaacaagaaacaaaaggatGGAGTCAGAAGTGTGAACCAGAGGTCAACAAAGAGCGAATGTGGAAGTGCAAAAGATGAGATCAGTCCTTAGAGCGCGCTGCTCCACAGATGAGCATCTCCACAAGCTTTCAATGACacgctttgtgtgtgtgcatgcgtgtgtgttgGCCTCGCTCTCATCTCCTAGACCTgtgtatctgtttgtgtgtgataaAGAGAGGCTATTGTTGCCACTGAGCGATCATCATGAGACCAGTCATGATGACTCAGCAGATTACTGATCTCATATTCTCTCCTGCCACACACATTTCTGCTCTCCTCTCACACTTTCTGTTCATCCTCCCCGATGTTTTCTGCGGCTGTTTAACACCTTCTTAAAAACTGAGAGGTCAATAAACCGAGGAAACCCTAAAGGGCCAAACAAGAGAGTCGGAGACAACAAGACTgcatctgattggctgttttaaaacaataaaatgtctaaTTCTGAAGGATGTTGGTGCATCTGATACAGCTGAATCAGATTTTCCTTTATACCAATTAACTGattaaagattttctttctaaaatataattttattttactttcacacCAAGGAAAGTTTAAATCAGAAAAtgaatttgtaaaacaaaacaactaagaaattaaaaaattaaagctgctaCTCTTTCTGAGAAAGTGACGACTTTTACGTGACAACACCCAACATGTCTCGTTTCATCTTTATTCTTTTCTATCAAAAAGGCACGGCGCTGATCATGCCAGCGCGCCTCCCCCACAATgcacctctgtctgtctgcaggggTGCGCGCGTGTCACAAATCCCACATTTATAAATAGCTGTAGATCAAAGAAAATTGTTGCGGCAAGCACATACAGCTCATTATGCATGCACTCGAAACATGTCAATGCACAGCaactttaaaattctgtttaagactctgacatgttttaagaataaatatatatatttatatatatactctGCTATTTCCAAAGTATTTGACTCAAATACTTTAAGCTCTCTTTAGTAAGTTGGAATAACTAACttattaaatgttcatgtttttctatTTAACAGTTAAATACGGAGCTTCTTCGCTCATGCATCGCCGCTCTCGTGCGTTTTGTTGGGATGCAGCCTCCCACAGCTAGAGGTGCATCTTTGCACAATAGATGCATCAAAGAGAAGGCGAGGGTGGCTGCTGGGGGTTGGGGGCGGTGAGTGAAAACAgagggggcaaaaaaaaaaaagggggctgATTTCCTGGCAAGCATCGGCTTATTTCCCCTGTGCCGAACACCCCCACCCCTCAAACCTCCATCGactctgaaacaaaaagcaagatCACACACATCACACTGCCACCATGCCAGTGGGgtccaataaaaacacacatggaAAAATGATTTGCTGCGGGCACTAATGTGAACACTTTCTCTGTTTAAAGAACTAAAATTTGTagttatcgcctgctgctgaaaggcacaggcggatgataatgttttttgtcagagCCTGTGCCTCTGGACAAATTTTAGGATAATTTCTCACCAATTCTGAACGCTCTTTGAGTCAAATTTAGCCAATAACTATATGGAGTCAATGccactttcaggaaataattactggatgcTCCTCaacaactgataaacatttggagccaacccaattcaaaatggtccCTGTCACAAAAAtagctccaactcagtcagttttatagatactgtgctcaaatttggtgtggtagtagctgagagtcattcacaacacatactccaggtGCTACTCATTggacatgtttgtctgttagcaaaatatctcatgaaccactgcacaaacCCCCAGAAAATGAGATGCAGATGTTCATCtgcaactgactaacttttcaagatggcaaACAATAACATGATAGTGTTTGGACATGAATGGGCTCTGAAGTCAAATAGTAAACATCCAGTCAGggccagaaaaaaaatcatcttcaataataataagaagaagcaGATATTCTGTTTTCACAGAGCCAGAGGTCAACATCCCAGAGTCAGAGATAACAAGAAGAGATTTAAATCAGCAGAACTTCTCCAGAATACCTGAATTACCTCAATAATAGATGCTTTTCACAAAGGAAATTTATTATAAGAAGACAAAGGGAGGCTATGgctgttaaaataaacagatttttagttaaaatgactaaaaaaaaacacttaaatggcCCTTAAAGCCTCATTTACAGgtgcaaatatttttatttttctcatttgtttctttgaCCCTCACTTTTTATCttgatttaaaaagcagacGCCTTAAAACACGGCACAAAATTTCAGGCAGTTTtaaccagctgttttttttctttatgcaaaTAGAAGGAATTATAATGGCAAATGACTTTCAGTATTAACAGTCTCCGAGGTTTGTAATTTATTAAGTGAAAGCGAGAACATTTGGGATTTCAAAATGAGTCAAATTTGAATAAAGTAGCAACTGAAACCGATCAGAATCGGCTAAAGGAAGATAATATTGGTGCTGTAGTCACATTTTCTTACGGTTGGAAGTGCATTCCATCATAACTAACACCTGCTTTGTgcgctgctttgttttttttgttttttaaaggacaaCATCATGTAGAAATGCCAAATTTGGCTGTATTATTTTCCTGATGGACAGGTGTCTGTAACATGGCCCTGACAAAGGTAAGAAAAAGGCAAGAAGCaagtaaattacatttttatcgCAAAAAGACGagaggtgataatgttttgcctgtgtgttcGTTTGTAACGAACcggtggacgga of the Kryptolebias marmoratus isolate JLee-2015 linkage group LG3, ASM164957v2, whole genome shotgun sequence genome contains:
- the mafgb gene encoding v-maf avian musculoaponeurotic fibrosarcoma oncogene homolog Gb isoform X1, with the translated sequence MQKSTTMLPQQCHSARFRFNLSPAVLVCAEEQGSCGMTTPNKVNKALKVKREPGENGTSLTDEELVTMSVRELNQHLRGLSKEEILQLKQRRRTLKNRGYAASCRVKRVTQKEELEKQKAQLQQEVDKLANENASMRIELDALRSKYEALQTFARTVARSPTVGVGVRAGGGGGGGGGGVASSVIGPLIPGKVATATSVITIVKSKTDARS
- the mafgb gene encoding v-maf avian musculoaponeurotic fibrosarcoma oncogene homolog Gb isoform X2, whose product is MTTPNKVNKALKVKREPGENGTSLTDEELVTMSVRELNQHLRGLSKEEILQLKQRRRTLKNRGYAASCRVKRVTQKEELEKQKAQLQQEVDKLANENASMRIELDALRSKYEALQTFARTVARSPTVGVGVRAGGGGGGGGGGVASSVIGPLIPGKVATATSVITIVKSKTDARS